One stretch of Amycolatopsis tolypomycina DNA includes these proteins:
- a CDS encoding pyridoxamine 5'-phosphate oxidase family protein: MLSTTPRTTLGRKKHRAVTDRSALHAVLDEGLICHLGVVRDGVPLVLPTGYGRDGDTLYLHGSTGAASLRTAAHGLDVCVTVTLLDGIVYSRSVNNHSMNYRSAVILGQATPVLDADAKRHGLKVLTDHLAPGSWEHAREVNAKEFAAVSVLALDLAEASVKMRAEGPDDEPEDVEADTAWAGVLPVRTVYGAPEPSEDLSPGWTTPEHVTARAATAR; this comes from the coding sequence ATGTTGTCGACCACGCCCCGCACCACGCTCGGCCGCAAGAAGCACCGCGCCGTCACCGACCGCTCCGCGCTGCACGCCGTCCTGGACGAAGGCCTGATCTGCCACCTCGGGGTCGTCCGCGACGGCGTTCCACTGGTCCTCCCCACCGGCTACGGCCGCGACGGCGACACGCTCTACCTGCACGGCTCGACCGGCGCGGCCAGCCTCCGCACCGCCGCGCACGGCCTCGACGTCTGCGTGACCGTGACGCTCCTCGACGGCATCGTCTACTCGCGCTCGGTCAACAACCACTCGATGAACTACCGCAGCGCCGTCATCCTCGGCCAGGCCACGCCGGTCCTCGACGCCGACGCGAAGAGGCACGGCCTCAAGGTGCTCACCGACCACCTCGCGCCGGGCTCGTGGGAGCACGCGCGCGAAGTCAACGCCAAGGAGTTCGCCGCGGTGTCGGTGCTCGCGCTGGACCTCGCCGAGGCGTCGGTGAAGATGCGCGCCGAAGGCCCGGACGACGAACCCGAAGACGTCGAGGCCGACACCGCCTGGGCCGGCGTGCTCCCGGTCCGGACGGTCTACGGCGCGCCCGAACCGTCCGAAGACCTCTCGCCCGGCTGGACCACCCCGGAGCACGTCACCGCGCGAGC